The Bradyrhizobium sp. CCGB01 genome segment CTTGACGCTGCCGTCCTCGCTCTCGAAGCCCGGAAAGGTCTTGGCCGTGCTCAGCCCGACCAGCGGCACCATGCCGAGGCGCAAGCCGGGCGGGAAAACGGCGTCGGCGGCAAGCGCCGGAAGCGCTGTTGCGGCGAGGAGGGCGAGCGCGGCGAGGGGGCGGATCAGCTTCATGGGCACTCTGATTGGTTCACATTGAGGCCGTTCGATGGTCGGCCATCGGGCCGCTTTGTCGCGCGAAGCCGCCCCAAAGGCGGTTATCCGGCCGCCCGCCTTTTAGCGGGTTTGGCCTTCCGGCAACAGGGCGGGACGGACCGCCGTGGCGGGGCCGGCGACAACCGAACCTGTTAATAATTCCTCACCCGCAAGGGCGGTTGAGCCCGGATATGATCTTCCAAAACCCAATGTTTTCACGGCCGAAACTTGCGTTCGGTCCTTGCAGCCCCCTCCCCCCCTCCTATATGACCCCCAATCATCGCAATATCGCGGATGTTTGATCTTAGGGGGTTTGGATCGGGTGCCTTCTGGGCCCAACCAACCTGCCGCAAAAACAAGGATATCAGGACCATGGGAAAGGTCATTGGGATCGACCTCGGCACCACGAATTCGTGCGTCGCCGTGATGGATGGCAAGAACGCCAAAGTCATCGAGAATTCCGAAGGCATGCGCACGACGCCTTCGATCGTCGCCGTGACGGACGACGGTGAGCGCCTCGTCGGCCAGCCGGCCAAGCGCCAGGCCGTCACCAATCCCGAGCGCACCTTCTTCGCAGTGAAGCGCCTCATCGGCCGCCGCTACGACGACCCGATGGTCGAGAAGGACAAGAAGCTCGTTCCGTACAAGATCGTGAAGGCTTCCAACGGCGACGCCTGGGTCGAGGCCGACGGCCAGACCTACTCGCCCTCGCAGGTGTCTGCGTTCATCTTGCAGAAGATGAAGGAGACCGCGGAAGCCCATCTCGGCCAGAAGGTCGACCAGGCCGTCATCACCGTTCCCGCCTACTTCAACGACGCCCAGCGCCAGGCGACCAAGGATGCCGGCAAGATCGCGGGCCTTGAAGTGCTGCGCATCATCAACGAGCCGACCGCGGCCGCGCTCGCCTATGGTCTGGACAAGACCAAGACCGGCACGATCGCCGTGTACGATCTCGGCGGCGGCACGTTCGATATCTCCATTCTCGAAATCGGCGACGGCGTGTTCGAGGTGAAGTCGACCAACGGCGACACCTTCCTCGGCGGCGAAGACTTCGACATGCGCCTCGTGGGTTATCTGGCCGACGAGTTCCAGAAGGAGCAGGGCATCAACCTGCGCAACGACAAGCTCGCGTTGCAGCGCCTGAAGGAAGCCGCTGAAAAGGCCAAGATCGAGCTGTCGTCGACGACGCAGACCGAAATCAACCTGCCCTTCATCACCGCGGACCAGACCGGCCCGAAGCATCTGACGATGAAGCTCACCCGCGCCAAGTTCGAGGCGCTGGTCGACGACCTCGTCCAGAAGACCGTCGAGCCCTGCCGCAAGGCGTTGAAGGACGCCGGCGTCACCGCCGGTGAGATCGGCGAAGTCGTTCTGGTCGGCGGCATGTCGCGCATGCCGAAGGTCCAGGAAGTCGTGAAGCAGCTGTTCGGCAAGGAGCCGCACAAGGGCGTCAACCCGGACGAAGTCGTGGCGATCGGTGCCGCGATCCAGGCCGGCGTGCTCCAGGGCGACGTCAAGGACGTGCTGCTGCTCGACGTGACCCCGCTGTCGCTGGGCATCGAGACGCTGGGCGGCGTGTTCACCCGCATCATCGACCGCAACACCACGATCCCGACCAAGAAGAGCCAGGTGTTCTCGACCGCCGAGGACAACCAGAACGCGGTCACCATCCGCGTCTTCCAGGGCGAGCGTGAGATGGCGGCCGACAACAAGATGCTCGGCCAGTTCGACCTGATGGGCATTCCGCCGGCCCCGCGTGGCATGCCGCAGATCGAGGTGACCTTCGACATCGACGCCAACGGCATCGTCAACGTCTCGGCCAAGGACAAGGCCACGGCCAAGGAGCAGCAGATCCGCATCCAGGCCTCCGGCGGCCTGTCGGAAGCCGACATCGAGAAGATGGTCAAGGACGCCGAGGCCAATGCCGAGGCGGACAAGAAGCGCCGCGAGGCCGTCACTGCCAAGAACGAGGCGGATGGCTTGGTGCACTCCACCGAGAAGGCCCTGGCCGAGCACGGTTCGAAGGTCGCCGAGACCGAGCGCCGCGCCATCGAGGATGCCGTCAGCGACCTCAAGGAAGCGCTGAAGGGCGACGATGCCGAGGCGATCAAGGCCAAGACCCAGACGCTGGCGCAGGCTTCGATGAAGCTCGGCGAGGCCATGTACAAGCAGCAGGCCGAAGCCGACGCCAAGAAGGACGCGGCCAAGGACGACGTCGTCGACGCGGAGTTCACCGAAGTCGACGACGACAAGAACAACAAGAAGTCCGCCTGAACCCCAAGAGGGTGATGATGCGGACGGCTTGGACCCCACACGCTCAGTCAGCCTCCCCCTTCAAGGGGGAGGTCTTCGTGTCGGGCTCGACGGGCAAGGCGCCCGTTACGATCGATCAATTCCCTATGGTTATGCTCAACGCCGCTTCGCTGCCCTCTGCCGCAGGGCAGAAGGCTGCTTATATCGTCGCGTGGCGACGTTGTTTCGCCCCGACTTGAATCGCGATTGGATAGACCGAGCCCGCCATGTCCACCAAGCGCTGCTATTACGAAACCCTGGAAGTCGAACGCTCTGCCGACGATTCCGTGCTGAAATCGTCCTTCCGCAAGCTTGCGATGAAATTCCACCCGGACCGCAATCCCGGCGACGACACCAGCGAAGTCAAGTTCAAGGAAATCAACGAGGCCTACGAAGTCCTCAAGGACAAGGACAAGCGCGCGGCCTATGACCGTTTCGGCCATGCGGCCTTCGAGCAGGGCGGTCCCGGCGGCGGCGCCGGGTTCGGCGCGGGCTTCGCCTCCTCCTTCTCCGACATCTTCGAGGACCTGTTCGGCATGGCCGGACAGCGCGGCCGCGGCGGCCGCGAGCGCGGCGCCGACCTGCGCTACAACATGGAAATCACGCTCGAGGAAGCCTTTGGCGGCAAGACCGCGCAGATCGAGATTCCGGTCTCGGTCACCTGCGAGGCCTGCTCGGGCATCGGCGCCAAGGCCGGCACCAAGCCGAAGACCTGCTCGACCTGCGGCGGCGCCGGCCGCATGCGGCAGTCACAGGGCTTCTTCACGCTGGAGCGCACCTGCCCGGGCTGTCAGGGCCGTGGCCAGACGATCGAGGATGCCTGCCCGTCCTGCTCCGGCCAGGGCCGGGTCACCCGCGAGCGGAATCTGTCGGTCAACATTCCCCCGGGCGTCGAGGACGGCACAAGGATCAGGCTCGCCGGCGAAGGCGAGGCCGGGGTCCGCGGCGGCCCGCCCGGCGACCTCTACATTTTCCTGTCGCTGGCCCAGCACCAGCTCTTCCAGCGCGACGGCGCCGATCTGCATTGCCGGGTGCCGATCTCGATGGTGACGGCCGCCCTCGGCGGCGAATTCGAGGTGCCGACCATCGACAGCGGCAAAACCAAGGTGAAGGTGCCGGCCGGAACCCAGTCGGGCCGCCGTTTCCGCATTGCAGCAAAAGGCATGCCGGTGCTGCGCTCGCGCCAGATGGGCGACATGTATGTCCAGGTCGCGGTCGAGACCCCGCAGAATCTCACCAAGAAACAGCAGGAATTGCTGGCCGAGTTCGAGAAGCTCTCCTCGGGCAATACCCAGCCGGAGTCCGTCGGCTTCTTCGCCAAGGTCAAGGATCTGTTCAGTAATCGGGCGAGCTGACTCGTCTTGACCGTATCGTCTTCGGCCTATACCTGTTTATGACCATTTTCTGACACGCCGCGGTCTCGCGGTCCCGCGGTCCAGTCCGGTCCTGACATGCCATTGCCATCGTCCGCGCGTGCGTTGAAGAAGCCTCGTCTCGATGACGAGGTGCGTTTTCTCCGATCATGGATCGAAAAGCCCCTGCACATGGGCGCGGTGATGCCGTCGGGCAAGCTGCTGGCCCGGACCATGGCGCATTACGTCGATATCGACTCGGACGCACCAGTGGTCGAGCTCGGTCCCGGCACCGGCGCCATCACCTCGGCCCTGGTCGAGCGCGGCGTCGACCAGAAGCGCCTCGTCCTCGTCGAATATAATCCCGGCTTCTGCGCGCTGCTGCGCGATCGCTATCCGCAGGCCAAGGTGGTGCAGGGCGATGCCTATCGCCTGCGCGACACGCTCTGGAACGTGTTGAGCGCGCCCGCTTCCGCGGTCGTCTCCGGCCTGCCGCTCGTGACGAAACCGATGCTGACGCGGCTGCGGCTGATCCGCGACGCCTTCACGGCGCTGGCGCCGGGCGCGCCCTTCGTCCAGTTCACCTATGCGGTGGTCCCGCCGATCCCGAAATCGCTGCCCGGCGTGTCCACAGAGGCTTCGGAACGGATCTGGATGAACCTTCCGCCGGCCCGCGTCTGGGTGTATCGCAAGGACTAATTCCGCCGGCATCACCCTTTGCGCGGCGGGCTCGTTTCGCCGAACGCATGGAAGCGGATGTCCGCACCCAAAATCCTGGTCATTCCCGGCTCGCTGCGCACCGGCTCGCACAATGCGAAGCTGGCGGCGGTCGCCGCCCATGAATTCGCCCTGGCCGGCGTCGACGTCACCCGCGTCTCGCTCGCCGATTTTCCGCTGCCGATCTATGACGGCGATCTCCAGGCCAAATCAGGCGTGCCGAAGCACGCGATCAATCTCAAGCGCATGATCGGCACGCATCACGGCGTGCTGTTCGTCTCGCCCGAATACAACGCCTCCGTGCCGCCGCTGCTGAAGAACGCGATCGACTGGGTCAGCCGCGTGCAGGATCCGCACGAGGCGCGCGGCGATGTTTTCCGCGGCCGTGCCTTCGCGCTCGCCGGCGCATCGCAGAGCCGCCTCGGCGCCGCCCGTGCACTGCAGGCGTTGCGGCTGATCTTGACCTCCTGCCACGCCAATGTGATTGCCAGCCAGCTCACGCTCGCCTTTGCCGACCAGGCCTATGACGATATGGACAAGCTCAAGAACGAAGGCGACATCGCCGCGTTGAAGGAGCTGGTGCGGCAGTTGATCGACATTTCCCAACGCATGATGTGAGGTGACATGACGCCAGCCGAGATCGCCCCGAAGGACCGCCTGATCGTTGCGCTCGATCTGCCCAGCGTCGACGCCGCGGAGGCGATGATCGCAAGGCTCGGCGACAGCGTCACCTTCTACAAGATCGGCTATCAGCTCGCTTATGCCGGCGGCCTGCCGCTGATCGGCAAGCTCGCCGACAAGGGCAAGAAGGTGTTTGCCGACCTCAAGATGCACGACATCGGCAACACGGTGACGCGCGGTGTCGAGAGTGTCGCCAGGCTGGGCGCGACGTTCCTCACCGTGCACGCCTATCCGCAGACCATGAAGGGCGCCGTCGAAGGCCGCGGCAGCGCGAGCCTGAAGATCCTCGCCGTCACGGTGCTGACGTCCTACAACGACGACGATTTGCACGCGGCCGGCTACCGGCTCAGCGTCTCCGAGCTCGTCGAAGCGCGCGCGCAGCAGGCGCAGGTGCTCGGCGTCGACGGGCTGGTGTCATCGCCCGAAGAGGTCGGCGCCTTGCGCAAGATCGTCGGTCGCCAGATGAGCCTCGTCACTCCCGGCATCCGGCCGGCGGGCGCGGCGAGCGGCGATCAGAAACGCATCATGACGCCGGGCCGTGCGATCACTGCCGGCGCCGATTATCTCGTCGTCGGGCGGCCGGTGGTGGAAGCTGCCGATCCGAAGGCTGTCGCCGAGGCCATCCAGGTCGAGATCGCGCAAGCGCTCGGCTGAACAACAAACCAGGAGAAGAAGAATGGCAGCAAAGGGCTATTGGATCGGACGCGTCGATGTGTCCAATGACGAGGGCTACAAGCCCTATGCGGTCGCCAATCTCGCGATCTTCAAGAAATTCGGCGCCCGCTACGTCGTTCGCGGCGGCCGCTTCACCACGGTCGAAGGCCAGAGCCGCACGCGCAACGTCGTGATCGAATTTCCCGACTACGAGACCGCGATCGCCTGCTACAACTCGCCGGAATACCAGGCCAACATCAAGGTGCGCCAGCCGCACTCCATCGCCGACCTCATCATCATCGAGGGCTATGACGGCCCGCAGCCCTGAAGACGGATTGTCACGAAAGCATATCCCGGTTTGACGCGAGCATATCCGGCTCTCGCGGACAGAACGCGCATAGGATGATCGTGCGCGATCGGGATATCGCCTCGACGGCCTCATTCGATCGAACGAGTGAGGCCGTTCGCAGCTGAGATGAAGACCTCATTGGGTCCACCAGCTTGTCGTATTCTTTTGTCCCCAAATGGGGATTGCTGCATCGCTCTCCTTTCATCCAAGGTTGCTTGATTGGAGCCCACGCCGATCGGTGATGGGTATCAAGCCAAACCCGAAATCTGCGACGTCCATGACGGGCCGCAATGCGCCCCGTGTCGCGCATTTCCATGCAAAGGGAGCGGAGATCATGGCAGTGATCATCGGAACAGCAGGCGACGATGTATTGCCTGGCACAGCTGCGGACGATCAGATCTTTGGCCTTCAAGGTAACGACACCATTACTGGCCTGGCTGGCAATGATACCGCAAGCGGCGGCGCGGGCGACGATTCCATCGATGGCGGTACCGGCAACGACACCCTGGATGGAAATGCCGGTATCGATACCATCACCGGTGGCGATGGCGATGACACGATCAATGGCGGCGCGGGCGATGACACGCTGAACGGAAATGCCGGCATCGACATCATCCATGGCGACCAAGGCAACGACACCATCGATGGCGGAACCGGCGATGATCAGCTCTTTGGTGACGCCGGCGACGACGGCATCCACGGCGGCGACGGCAATGATGACATTCATGGCGGCGCGGGTGCCGACACCCTGTGGGGCGACGCCGGCAATGACACGTTGAGCGGCGACGCCGGCGATGACGTCTTGAACGGCGGCAACGGTGACGACGTACTCACCGGTGGCTTCGGAGATGACACTCTGAATGGCGACGCCGGCAACGACACGCTGAGCGGCGGACTTGGCAATGACCTGCTGAATGGCGGTACCGGTGACGACGTCCTGAACGGCGGTTTGGGCGCCGATACGCTGAATGGCGACGATGGCAACGACACCATGCATGGCGACGCGGGCGACGACATCATGGATGGCGGCGCCGGTAACGATACGATGTTCGGCGATGCCGGCGACGATGAAATGGCCGGCGGCGCGGGTAACGATGCCATGAGCGGCGGTGCCGGTGATGACGAACTCGCCGGCGGAACCGGTAACGATACGCTCGAAGGGAACGCCGGTGATGACACGCTCGACGGCGGCGACGGCACCGATACCCTGAATGGCAATGCTGGAGCCGATATCCTCTCGGGAGGCAATGGCAATGACACCTTGAGCGGCGGTGACGGCGACGACGAGTTGGACGGCGGCAACGGCGCCGACGTCCTCGACGGCGGACTCGGCGACGATGTACTGACGGGAGGTGCGGGTACCGACACGCACAATTTCGGCGACAACACGGCTACCAACTTCGGCAATGATGAAGTCACCGATCTCAGCTTCGCCGACGGCGATGCCGTTGTTGTCGATGCTCCGCCAGGCTTTGACCCGGCTACGGTGGTCGTGGACGACGACGGCACCAACACCGTGCTGGATTTCGGCTTCGGTGCCATCCAGCTCGACGGCGTCACGGGCGGTGCGACTCCGTTCGAATCGATTGACGACATCAACACTGCCGCTGGTTACGACGCCATCGCAGTTGTCTAGCTCCAGCCCGCGGGGCGGCTGTCAGGCCGCCCCGCCCGCTCTGCATTTTGTTCCAGTCAGTGATAGTGCCGGCCAGTTATGTATTCGCGTAACCGTGGTGCGATCCCAGCATCTGACCAGAGATTGCTGGTGACCTTGATTCCGGGACGATCCGCGTTGGGGTGGATCGTCTGCTTTAGCGTGTCCGTAAACCTGCTGCTCCTGGTCGTACCTTTCTATTCCATCGAGGTGTTCGACCGTGTGCTCAGCAGCGGCAGCATTGAGACGCTTGTCGGCCTCACCGTCATCGCCGTAGGTGCCCTCGCCTTCAGCGCTGCGTTCGATACGTTTCGTAACCGCCTGTTGAGCCGGTTCGCCGTCGGGTTCGAGCACTGCCTCGCTCCGATCATCCTTGAAGGCAGCATCACCGGCGCGGCGCCGGCCGACGGCCGGCCGCATGATCTCGTCAAGCTTCGCGAGCTGAGAACCTTCCTGTCGAGCGGAACGGTGACATCGCTGATAGATGCGCCATTCCTTCCGGTGTTTATTCTCATCCTGTTCTTCCTGCACCCCTGGTATGGCGTCATAGTCCTGATCGGGGTGGGGATCCTGCTGGCGATGGGCGTTGCAAGCCACTGGATCGCGCGCGGGGAAATCGCGCAGGCCTCTCAGGCCGCGTTGAAGACCCAGGCGTTGCTCGATGGAATCGTCCGGCACTCCGGCGTGGTGCGGGCGATGGGCTGGACCCGAGGCGCCATCCGCGCGTTCATGAGCCTCAACGATGAAGCCCTGTCTCCGGTCGTGCGGGCGAGCGAACGCATCTACACGATTACGGCCGCCGCGCGAATGGTCAGGACCATCCTGCAGATTGCCGCGATCGGTGCCGGTGCCTGGCTCGTGCTTCAGAACGAGGTGCTGTCCGGCAGTCTGATCGCGAGTTCGATCCTGATCGCCCGCACATTGCAGCCCATGGAAGGGTTGGTTTCGGCCTGGCGCGCATTGGCATCTGCGCAGGACGCCTGGACGCAAGTCTGCAACGCCGCGATGCCGGTTCTTGCGCGCTCGCAGAAGACGCTGCTTCCGCCGCCATCCGGCATTCTCCAGGTCGAACGGGTGACATTCCGGATTGGCGGCGTGCAGCGTCCCATTCTCGCGGGCATCTCATTTCAGTGCCGCCCTTCCGAACTTGTCGTCGTGATCGGACCGACCGGCGCTGGAAAGTCCACATTGCTGCGCTTGATGGCAGGCCTCGAGCGGCCGAGCACCGGCACGATCCGGCTGGACCGCGCAGCACTCCATAACTGGGATCCCGATCAGCTTGGGCAATTCGTCGGCTATCTTCCCCAGGACGTGCAGCTCCTGGGCGGAACGGTGGCCGAAGCCATTGCCGGGTTCAATGAATGCGCACAGGACAAGGCTATCGTCGCCGCGGCCATGCTTGCGCAGGCGCATGAAATGATCCTGTCCCTTCCGGCCGGCTATCAGACCGA includes the following:
- the pyrF gene encoding orotidine-5'-phosphate decarboxylase, with translation MTPAEIAPKDRLIVALDLPSVDAAEAMIARLGDSVTFYKIGYQLAYAGGLPLIGKLADKGKKVFADLKMHDIGNTVTRGVESVARLGATFLTVHAYPQTMKGAVEGRGSASLKILAVTVLTSYNDDDLHAAGYRLSVSELVEARAQQAQVLGVDGLVSSPEEVGALRKIVGRQMSLVTPGIRPAGAASGDQKRIMTPGRAITAGADYLVVGRPVVEAADPKAVAEAIQVEIAQALG
- a CDS encoding calcium-binding protein; its protein translation is MAVIIGTAGDDVLPGTAADDQIFGLQGNDTITGLAGNDTASGGAGDDSIDGGTGNDTLDGNAGIDTITGGDGDDTINGGAGDDTLNGNAGIDIIHGDQGNDTIDGGTGDDQLFGDAGDDGIHGGDGNDDIHGGAGADTLWGDAGNDTLSGDAGDDVLNGGNGDDVLTGGFGDDTLNGDAGNDTLSGGLGNDLLNGGTGDDVLNGGLGADTLNGDDGNDTMHGDAGDDIMDGGAGNDTMFGDAGDDEMAGGAGNDAMSGGAGDDELAGGTGNDTLEGNAGDDTLDGGDGTDTLNGNAGADILSGGNGNDTLSGGDGDDELDGGNGADVLDGGLGDDVLTGGAGTDTHNFGDNTATNFGNDEVTDLSFADGDAVVVDAPPGFDPATVVVDDDGTNTVLDFGFGAIQLDGVTGGATPFESIDDINTAAGYDAIAVV
- a CDS encoding NADPH-dependent FMN reductase, which produces MSAPKILVIPGSLRTGSHNAKLAAVAAHEFALAGVDVTRVSLADFPLPIYDGDLQAKSGVPKHAINLKRMIGTHHGVLFVSPEYNASVPPLLKNAIDWVSRVQDPHEARGDVFRGRAFALAGASQSRLGAARALQALRLILTSCHANVIASQLTLAFADQAYDDMDKLKNEGDIAALKELVRQLIDISQRMM
- a CDS encoding DUF1330 domain-containing protein — protein: MAAKGYWIGRVDVSNDEGYKPYAVANLAIFKKFGARYVVRGGRFTTVEGQSRTRNVVIEFPDYETAIACYNSPEYQANIKVRQPHSIADLIIIEGYDGPQP
- a CDS encoding type I secretion system permease/ATPase — protein: MTLIPGRSALGWIVCFSVSVNLLLLVVPFYSIEVFDRVLSSGSIETLVGLTVIAVGALAFSAAFDTFRNRLLSRFAVGFEHCLAPIILEGSITGAAPADGRPHDLVKLRELRTFLSSGTVTSLIDAPFLPVFILILFFLHPWYGVIVLIGVGILLAMGVASHWIARGEIAQASQAALKTQALLDGIVRHSGVVRAMGWTRGAIRAFMSLNDEALSPVVRASERIYTITAAARMVRTILQIAAIGAGAWLVLQNEVLSGSLIASSILIARTLQPMEGLVSAWRALASAQDAWTQVCNAAMPVLARSQKTLLPPPSGILQVERVTFRIGGVQRPILAGISFQCRPSELVVVIGPTGAGKSTLLRLMAGLERPSTGTIRLDRAALHNWDPDQLGQFVGYLPQDVQLLGGTVAEAIAGFNECAQDKAIVAAAMLAQAHEMILSLPAGYQTEIGRDGSRLSGGQRQRIGLARAFFGDRKLILLDEPNANLDPDGEEALCSAILSAKARGAASVIVTHRPRLLTIADAVLLLRDGNQITFGPPYEVLRTQRPAPVPTRAVVPRDAEPQRLTGWRAGP
- the dnaK gene encoding molecular chaperone DnaK, coding for MGKVIGIDLGTTNSCVAVMDGKNAKVIENSEGMRTTPSIVAVTDDGERLVGQPAKRQAVTNPERTFFAVKRLIGRRYDDPMVEKDKKLVPYKIVKASNGDAWVEADGQTYSPSQVSAFILQKMKETAEAHLGQKVDQAVITVPAYFNDAQRQATKDAGKIAGLEVLRIINEPTAAALAYGLDKTKTGTIAVYDLGGGTFDISILEIGDGVFEVKSTNGDTFLGGEDFDMRLVGYLADEFQKEQGINLRNDKLALQRLKEAAEKAKIELSSTTQTEINLPFITADQTGPKHLTMKLTRAKFEALVDDLVQKTVEPCRKALKDAGVTAGEIGEVVLVGGMSRMPKVQEVVKQLFGKEPHKGVNPDEVVAIGAAIQAGVLQGDVKDVLLLDVTPLSLGIETLGGVFTRIIDRNTTIPTKKSQVFSTAEDNQNAVTIRVFQGEREMAADNKMLGQFDLMGIPPAPRGMPQIEVTFDIDANGIVNVSAKDKATAKEQQIRIQASGGLSEADIEKMVKDAEANAEADKKRREAVTAKNEADGLVHSTEKALAEHGSKVAETERRAIEDAVSDLKEALKGDDAEAIKAKTQTLAQASMKLGEAMYKQQAEADAKKDAAKDDVVDAEFTEVDDDKNNKKSA
- the dnaJ gene encoding molecular chaperone DnaJ; this encodes MSTKRCYYETLEVERSADDSVLKSSFRKLAMKFHPDRNPGDDTSEVKFKEINEAYEVLKDKDKRAAYDRFGHAAFEQGGPGGGAGFGAGFASSFSDIFEDLFGMAGQRGRGGRERGADLRYNMEITLEEAFGGKTAQIEIPVSVTCEACSGIGAKAGTKPKTCSTCGGAGRMRQSQGFFTLERTCPGCQGRGQTIEDACPSCSGQGRVTRERNLSVNIPPGVEDGTRIRLAGEGEAGVRGGPPGDLYIFLSLAQHQLFQRDGADLHCRVPISMVTAALGGEFEVPTIDSGKTKVKVPAGTQSGRRFRIAAKGMPVLRSRQMGDMYVQVAVETPQNLTKKQQELLAEFEKLSSGNTQPESVGFFAKVKDLFSNRAS
- a CDS encoding class I SAM-dependent methyltransferase; the encoded protein is MPLPSSARALKKPRLDDEVRFLRSWIEKPLHMGAVMPSGKLLARTMAHYVDIDSDAPVVELGPGTGAITSALVERGVDQKRLVLVEYNPGFCALLRDRYPQAKVVQGDAYRLRDTLWNVLSAPASAVVSGLPLVTKPMLTRLRLIRDAFTALAPGAPFVQFTYAVVPPIPKSLPGVSTEASERIWMNLPPARVWVYRKD